In Eupeodes corollae unplaced genomic scaffold, idEupCoro1.1 scaffold_215, whole genome shotgun sequence, the genomic window tggaaacataaaataaaattcctttttgtgaacatttttttttgttgctttagtCGCAAgaacatattttattctttgtattattcttttttcgaaatggaaacaaaaattaaataaaattcctttttctgaaattttttttgttgctttgcatattttattcttttttccgtagaaaaaaattttttttttgctgctttacggattggatacgaacaaatatttctttttccaaaggaagaaaaaacatttgtttgttgctttctttttcttcgtacgagaatattttagaatatatacaaaaaattgaaaaataaacacatctcttaatagaaattattggatacgaacaaatatttctttttgcagaggaagaaaaaaacattttttgtttgttggtttctttttctttgaaaaaaaataaaaaatattttttccgaactgaaaaaaaaatgttttgttgctttacggattggatacgaacaaatatttctttttcttcgtaccagaatattttaaaatagctatatacctacaagaaattgaaaaataaccacatcttttaacagaaattagaattgcatacgaacaaatatttctttttccaaagaaagaaaaaaacatgtttgttggtttctatttctttgaaaaaaaaaaaataaaaaatattttttccgaactgaaaaaaaaaatgttttgttgctttacggattggatacgaacaaatatttctttttgcaaaggaagaaaaaacatttgtttggtttcttcttctttgaaaaaaaaatgtgttgctttacggattggatacaaacaaatatttctttttgcaaagaaagaaaaaacatttgtttgttggtttcttcttcttcgtattttaaaatatatacaaaaatgaaaaatatacacatctcttaatagaaattatctgtcgtcctgaaaaggacggtttttttttggtttgctgtcactacatagatttaagcacttttctctgtcttctttggcaacaaaacagcttgaatatttggaagaacacctccttgtgcgattgtgactccagaaagtaatttattcaattcctcgtcgttccgaatagccaattgcaaatggcggggaataattctagtttttttgttgtcacgagcagcatttcccgccaattccaagacttctgccgccaaataaaattcacagttctcgttcagtcgtcattgtgtgcagttcgttaatagtgaaagtgaagtgaattataaaaataaaatgccgccaaaaactagtggtaaagcagctaaaaaagccggaaaggcacaaaaaaatatcaccaagaccgataagaagaagaagcgcaagaggaaggaaagctacgcaatctacatttacaaagttttgaagcaagttcatcctgacactggaatttcatcgaaggccatgagcatcatgaatagttttgtgaacgacatcttcgaaagaattgctgctgaagcctctcgcttagctcactacaacaagcgttcaacaatcacaagtcgggaaatccagactgccgtgcgattgttgttgcctggtgaactagccaagcatgctgttagtgaaggaacaaaggcggttaccaaatacacaagctcgaagtaattttttttttattgaatttcttcaaaaatggcccttttcagggccgcaaaaatatcaataagagattagagaattgaaaaaaaaatattttttctacctgcggaaaaattcgttaaataaatatttttatttgtgattgaagtaattttttttttatttaatttcttcaaaaatggcccttttcagggccgcaaaaatatcaataagagattagagaattgacaaaaaaatatatttttttttctacctgcggaaaaattcgttaaataaatatttttatttgtgattgtaagagtattttctatgaaaaaaataaattttgtaaattgttccagacgccacgtgaatcatgtcgcgtccaatagaaacacaaatcaaatggggtggcgcaacagtccgttgtgaaccagggcctagtgacttacaactctcaaccattcctgtgtgcgagtactgttgtcaggaatggaagggacctacagtttaatgccgaatccgaacggctagtttgagaaagcactttttcatgacaagaattactcttgaaggatttgtcaattcctcgcaagaggcagtacccgcgaaaattattttttttttttttttttaaattaaggtggcgcaggcagggattgaacccaagaccccttgcatgacagtccaacgcactaaccatcatgccacgggtactacaaaaatagaaacacaaacattttttttattgttctacgcatcgtgtacagtctcgaagcgtcgcaaaagttttaataagaaactagagatttgagaagaaaggtatatacatatattttttttgcctgtggaatgattttatgaatctattttgtttttctttgtgatttttgattagaaaatatattttctatcaaaagaaatacaaaagttagttctgttaattgttccagacaccacgtgtatcgtgccgagtcaagtagaaacgaaaaacatacaaaaaatacattttattaaataattttgtttgttttgttctacccatcgtgtccagttatgtcgctatgtgtacagtgtacagtcacgtagcgtcacaaaaatatctataaaatattagagaattaaatttgtttgtgttttttgatgtcagatgtatgtaatttctatgaaaagaaatacaaaattcttgttattttgtttaagattttttttattgttctacgcatcgagtacagtctcgaagcgtcacaaaatttttaataagaaactagagaatttaaagaaatgtatgttttctttgcctgtggaatacatattgttttttgttttaatttttgattacaaaatatattttctatgaaaagaaatacaaaacttacttttgttgattgttccagacacgacgtgtatcatgccgagtcaactaaaaacaaaaaaatataaattttgtttgtattgttctacccatcgtgtccagttatgtcgctatgtgtacagtcacgtagcgtcgcaaaaacatctaggtataaaatattagagaattaaatttgtttgtgttttttgatgtcagatgtacgtatgtaatttctatgaaaagaaatacaacactcttgatattttgttttagaattttcttaattgttgcggatatacttcatgtcgcgtccagtcgataaaaatatatgaaaatatatgtaatttctatgaaaagaaatacaaaactcttgataaattgtgtaagaatttttttatttgttgcaggaatgcgtcatgtcgcgtccagtcgataaaaatatatgaaaatatatgtaatttctatgaaaagaaatacaaaactcttgataaattgtgtaagaatttttttatttgttgcaggaatgcgtcatgtcgcgtctagtccataaaaatacatgaaaacaaatacctacattttgccaaagtatttcgtttgtatttttctacgcatcgtgtacagtcacatagcgtggaaacatttcaataattacgtaggtattagagaaatgcaaaaaaagaaaaatatgttgttgtcttatttgatagtaaaagtattttctatgaaagatatttattgttgaaggcatcgcatcgcgtccaatcacaaaaaagtagaaaataaacagtacagtctcgcccatacatatcgcatcgtacctagtagctgtagttagaaaataggcgcaaaaatatatattatttatttgtattgatatttcctttctttctgcccaatgagaaatacatatgaatacaaataaattaagtttgcttttgaatacctatttcataaaaaaactattttctgtagaacaaaaaaaggacgaaaataaatgcaaaactaaatacgttttcggttgttcagtctcgcccagacaaatcgcatcgtgcctagtagctgtagtaagaaaataggcgcaaaaatatattatttatttgtattgatatttcctttctttctgcccaatgagaaaaacatatgaatacaaataaatgaagtttgcatttgcaatacctatttcattaaaaaaagtattttctgtagaacaaaaaagcgcgaaaataaatgcaaaacaaaatacgtttccGTTTGTTCAGTAGTGGTAGTCCCGTAGCGGCGACAGCGCGCGCCGGCCGCGCGGCGGCGTCGCATCGCATCCAGCCACTTCACCACCTATCCCGTCGCCGTTGCTCCACCAGCCCATCGCATCTCAACGCTATCATCGAGATAGTCCAAAAATTCTccctcctttttaataaaaaaaagtttttatatctcattttagtatattttttgtcgccctgaaaaggactgtggatttttgttttgatttcaactttgtttttcattgaaatggaaattttacttctttgcctttttaacagcgactgccttttttggcttggctgctgctgtggctgattttgcttttggcactttaggtttaggcgcggctgcctttgcttttgttggctttgccttaactgcactcgtttttttaacactttttacttttggtttttccaccttctttttatctgcactggcacttttttttgttgtggcggctactttttttactttcttttcaccagacactttttttaattttttgtcaccagcagcggcagcttttggtttggcggcagattttttcttctcagcagacttggcctttggttccttgttggcactaggcgacaatttaaaagaacccgcagctccttttcctttggtttgcactaatttaccacttattacagcaccttttaaatatttttttataaacggagcaagtttttgtacatcaactttgtaagtagcagcaatatattttttgattgccaaaagggaagaaccaccgcgatctttcaatgttttaattgccgcatccaccatttgctgagtcggaggatgagttggtgccgattttggtttttttgacccacttgcggcggcagctttttttggttttttttccgcaacgattgcaggagacgtagctacagtatctgccattttgaattcactattattaatcactttagagcacaattttaagaaatagaaacacgtttttgttaaaattgcgccaaatccgcacctacagaaacggctaaatgagaatcaaagagagcgaaggtatacaaaaaattcattttgtacataatttgtacacttttgcaacttagtttcctcttaaaacttcaaaaatttacgtcttttcgaccttaatattataaaacaattgacaaaatttattcttacaataataatagataatttaataaataatttgattgaaaaaacactatctatcaatgcattaataacaattaaagtaaatgtttggtggtatttttttaatacttaccaacaagaatgtttatatttaataaattaaacatattttcagcttgaaattatttttaacataaagctgatagtttatttaaactaaataactaaaaatttcatcaaattcttacttaatttctttttaataaaattaaaacaatatgggtaatgaaacgcgtagcattttttccctaggctgtgactttttcttagaaaatttgttaaacattatcccaagcaagaaaacaaatgaaaaaactatatttatattattttgttcataaatattaaatatttaatccataacaaacattaaaataccaaaaatttaaacaaataatcaagcaatcaaaactcataaactatcgaatattcgcttgccaaggtttacaaattcacatttgtattacaaaaatctgtacattgaaaaaaaaactttcttgcttcaaaatttgccttcagatatataaaaaaaaacaaagcatagacttataaaatacatcattgaattattaaaaattaaaacacacaaaactcaaacattttcgagtattgacttgcttagtagacaaattcacatttttacgagtattacaaaaaactgtacatagaaaaaaattcttacttgaaaatttgccttcagacataaaaaaaagaagcaatgccttataaaataactataattaaaaaagaaaaacaaaattcataaattttcgagcattggcttgcgtaggtataaatattttcatttgtatgataaaaactatgcatagaaagcaagcaataacattttcaaaatttgccttcaaagtaaattatcacattatctttctacctaaaataaaaaaaaaatcgtggaaatcgataggtacgtaattactagattgaattaaaattcatttatatctcttttaaatattttgtggtcctgaaaaggaccgttgaatattttttttaacctcgatgatttaagcacgttcgccacggatgcgtctggccaattgaatgtcttttggcataattgtgacacgtttggcatggatggcgcacaaatttgtgtcttcaaacagaccaaccaaataagcttcacttgcttcttgaagcgccataacagctctggaaacgcaaatctgttttgaaatcttgagcaatttcacgaactaaacgttggaaaggcaatttacgaattaacaattcggtgcttttctgataacgacgaatctcacgaagagccactgttccaggacgataacgatgtggtttctttacacctcctgttgctggagcacttttacgagctgcctttgttgccagttgcttacgtggggcttttccaccagtcgatttacgggcagtttgctttgtacgagccatgatttcactttttttcacttcactaataaacacaacacttttattcacaatttttttagaaaaatcgaatgtagatttctgtttaagtcattaaattggctattcatgtttccgttcgactgttttttttcatt contains:
- the LOC129953548 gene encoding histone H2B; the protein is MPPKTSGKAAKKAGKAQKNITKTDKKKKRKRKESYAIYIYKVLKQVHPDTGISSKAMSIMNSFVNDIFERIAAEASRLAHYNKRSTITSREIQTAVRLLLPGELAKHAVSEGTKAVTKYTSSK
- the LOC129953546 gene encoding histone H1-like; translated protein: MADTVATSPAIVAEKKPKKAAAASGSKKPKSAPTHPPTQQMVDAAIKTLKDRGGSSLLAIKKYIAATYKVDVQKLAPFIKKYLKGAVISGKLVQTKGKGAAGSFKLSPSANKEPKAKSAEKKKSAAKPKAAAAGDKKLKKVSGEKKVKKVAATTKKSASADKKKVEKPKVKSVKKTSAVKAKPTKAKAAAPKPKVPKAKSATAAAKPKKAVAVKKAKK